The genomic stretch TATGATGATTATTATACCTCAAAATTTTCTTAAAAACAGGGGGGAGCATTTAAAAAGTTGATTTTTATCGATAATGATAAGGAATTTTAATAAAATGTCAAAGAGATTTTTGACATTACGTAAAATTGAAGGGAGGGACAATAATGAAAAAATCAATTTTATTAATATTCAGCATGTTTATTATAAGTACAGGTTGTAAATCTTATATGCAGACTTATATTAAAGAGGAGGTGCCGTTACATAAAATAAAAAAGATAGCTATAATTCCTTTTGACAACACCAGCAAAGATAAAAATGCGGGAGATAAATTAGCGAGTCTTTTTTCATTGGAATTACGTAATTCCAAGCGGTTTGATATAATTGAAGCGGGTGAAGTTGAAAGAGCATTAAAGGAAGTAAAAGTAAGGGTAAAGGGGGGAGTAAGCACCATAGAAGTTTCTGACGTCCAGAAGATAGGTGAAACATTAGGGGCGAATGCGGTAATTATAGGGACAATAGATACCTTTGAGGTAGAGAAGAAGGACGACCCTGTGATTTCAATGAACATCCGTATGCTTGACACAAAAGACGGCTCTCTTATATGGAACGCTGATTATTCAGCGACAGGAAGCAGTTTTGCATATATTCTTGATTTTGGGAAAATAGAATCGCTTAATTTTCTTTGCCGTAAAATGGTTAAACAGGTGCTTGTTCCTGTTATAAAGAAAAGTAAAAACTCTTCAAAAGACGCGAAGATAAAAATTGAAAATGTCAAAAAGCTTTCGGAAGACACAGAGTTAAAATCTAAAGATTTGAAAACAAAAGTTGATGAATTGGAGGTTAAAGCAAAAGAAGCCAGAGAGAAAGCGAATGATATGGAATCGCGTGCAAAACAGGCAGAAAGTGAGGCATTAAGAATAAATCCTGAAGCGATAGCCCGGCAATCAGCCGTATTACAGTCTGAGATTAAAGATGCCGAGGGTAAATTAACGGCAATCACAGAGAATTTAAAAAGGAAATCGGGGAATAAAATCATCATTGAGAATAAGATAAAAGAGATTGAATTGGAATTAAAGGGTTACTATGATAAGATAAATGAACTTAAAAATCAAATTAATATTTGTCAGGCTAAACAAAGAGTAGAAGCTATCAGGGGTAATCACGGGGCGGCTGAAGAATTTAAGAAAAAAGCCGATGAAACCAGAGCAGAATTGGAAACAGTACAAGCAAAACATGATGATATTAAGAAAACTTACGATAGTTATACCGGAGAATTAGAAACCGTAAACCCTGATGTAAAAAAAGCGGAAGATGAAGTAAAGTTTGCAAAAGAAAAGCTCGATTCATTACAGGCCCAGTCAGCGACAATAGAAACCTATAAAAAAAATTTGCCTCCGGTAATTGGGCAGGATCAAATAGCAACAGCAAAACAAAAGGAGGCAGGGGCTAAAACACTCAGGGCAGCAGCAAACCAGGCAAGTATTGAATCAAAACGTTTAAGAGATATGGCTGATCAGGCAAAAAAACAGCTCGAAAAAATAAGCCATGACGCAGATGCTGCAAAAAAGGCTTATGAGGAAATAAGAACTAAATTAGGAGAAGAGTCAATCCCTGATTAGTATTTTTATTGACGGCCTTATTTTATGCAAATTTAAAAAATGTTAATTCGGAGGATATTAAATATGTTTAAAATTTTACTTGTCGGGATGGGCGGTTTTATCGGCTCGATATTCCGGTATCTTTTAGGTAATTGGGTCACCAGATTATTGAATAATCCGGAGTTTCCTTACGGGACATTTACCGTAAATATTCTGGGGTGCCTGATAATTGGTTTTCTTGGCGGTGTTGTTAATTTGCGCCAGGGATTTGCTCCCGAGGCAAGGCTTTTTTTATTTGCCGGGATTCTCGGCGGGTTCACGACATTTTCCTCTTTTGGTTACGAGACTTTTCTTTTATTAAATAACGGAAAAATTTGGACAGCCGGATTTAATATTGTTTCGCAGGTAGTTATCGGATTGATCGCGGTTTGGGTTGGATACAGGCTTTCGGGGATTTTATAATTTTATTTAAAAAGATCAGAATGTGTGCCGGTTCTTTCAAAAACGATTTCTTCTTTTGTTATTTTATAAATCAATAACCAATCAGGTTCAATATGGCATTCTTGCCTGTCTTTGTAATTACCTATAAGTTTATGGTTTTTATATTTTTTATCAAGCGGTTTTTCATGTGTCAGTTGGACGATAACTGCTTTTATTTTTTCAATGTTTTTACTTCTTTTTCGGGCCTTTTCTAAATCTTTTTGGAATTGTTTTGTATATGCCGGCTTTAGCATTATATCCCCAGCTTCTTAAACATTTCATCCGTGCCTAAGCAATGAATCACATTTCTATCAGCGTCTGTGTCTTCAAATACATTTCTTGTTGTTTCATTGGGAACAACAATTGAAAAAGGCAAGCCTTTCCTTAATTTTATCATATGATAAAAAATATTTATTGCCTCGCTTGTAGATATGCCTAAATTCTCTAAAAGATTTTCCACCTCTTTTTTTAATTTAGGCTCAATTCGAGCCCTTATTGTAGCGGTTTTACTCATTTTACTTTCACTTCCTTCCTTTAATTTTCTTTAATATAGCACAAATGGGCTACAAAGTCAATCCAATAGAAAACTCATTAAAAAATCTTAAAATAGGTAAATTTCTATTTTCAAATTATACTATATTCTGATAAAATAAGTAAAATAAGATAGTGTAAAGAAAAGACGGGATGTTATGAACGAAGATAAATGCAAAGCGATTCTAAAGGAAACGCTCAATATAGTTACGGACGGGTAATCTATCGGCGTCAAATCTTAAGAAATCCGCTTGACAAAGCAAATGAAGAGTATAAAATATTTTAGAAATAAAGGAAGGGAGGGCTTACTATGAAAGACAGATTTATTTTAGTGCTGGTTTCGTTTATTGTCCTGCTGATAGTCGTTCTTTTTGGAGATCATAAGTTATTTCCGGTTTTAGGTTCGTTTGTTTTTGCCCATTGCGATACAATGGGCGGGCCTGTTATTAAAGATGCGCAAAGGGCGTTGGAAAGCGGGAACGCGGATGTTATTCTTAAATGGGTCCAGAAAAAAGATGAGGCTGAGATAAAAACGGCTTTTGAAAAAACACTTGCCGTCCGCAAATTAAACCCGGAGGCGAAAGAATTAGCGGATATGTATTTCTTTGAGACGCTTGTCCGTATTCACCGCGCTGGGGAAGGAGCGCCTTATACAGGGCTTAAACCTGTGGGAGAAATTGAACCTATAGTGGCTTTAGCTGATAAATCGATAGAGGGTGGGGCGGTGGATGACCTTGCAAAAAGAATATCAACACATGTATCTGAAGGAATACATGAGCGTTTCAATCATTTAATGGAAAAGAAGAAGCATGCCAGCGAAAGTGTCGAGACAGGCCGTGAATATGTCGAGGCATATGTGGTGTTTGTGCATTTTGTGGAGAAG from bacterium encodes the following:
- a CDS encoding type II toxin-antitoxin system YafQ family toxin, whose product is MLKPAYTKQFQKDLEKARKRSKNIEKIKAVIVQLTHEKPLDKKYKNHKLIGNYKDRQECHIEPDWLLIYKITKEEIVFERTGTHSDLFK
- the crcB gene encoding fluoride efflux transporter CrcB; its protein translation is MFKILLVGMGGFIGSIFRYLLGNWVTRLLNNPEFPYGTFTVNILGCLIIGFLGGVVNLRQGFAPEARLFLFAGILGGFTTFSSFGYETFLLLNNGKIWTAGFNIVSQVVIGLIAVWVGYRLSGIL
- a CDS encoding CsgG/HfaB family protein, which translates into the protein MKKSILLIFSMFIISTGCKSYMQTYIKEEVPLHKIKKIAIIPFDNTSKDKNAGDKLASLFSLELRNSKRFDIIEAGEVERALKEVKVRVKGGVSTIEVSDVQKIGETLGANAVIIGTIDTFEVEKKDDPVISMNIRMLDTKDGSLIWNADYSATGSSFAYILDFGKIESLNFLCRKMVKQVLVPVIKKSKNSSKDAKIKIENVKKLSEDTELKSKDLKTKVDELEVKAKEAREKANDMESRAKQAESEALRINPEAIARQSAVLQSEIKDAEGKLTAITENLKRKSGNKIIIENKIKEIELELKGYYDKINELKNQINICQAKQRVEAIRGNHGAAEEFKKKADETRAELETVQAKHDDIKKTYDSYTGELETVNPDVKKAEDEVKFAKEKLDSLQAQSATIETYKKNLPPVIGQDQIATAKQKEAGAKTLRAAANQASIESKRLRDMADQAKKQLEKISHDADAAKKAYEEIRTKLGEESIPD
- a CDS encoding DUF6448 family protein codes for the protein MKDRFILVLVSFIVLLIVVLFGDHKLFPVLGSFVFAHCDTMGGPVIKDAQRALESGNADVILKWVQKKDEAEIKTAFEKTLAVRKLNPEAKELADMYFFETLVRIHRAGEGAPYTGLKPVGEIEPIVALADKSIEGGAVDDLAKRISTHVSEGIHERFNHLMEKKKHASESVETGREYVEAYVVFVHFVEKIHSTISAETGHHGESESGEKKEHKH
- a CDS encoding type II toxin-antitoxin system RelB/DinJ family antitoxin, encoding MSKTATIRARIEPKLKKEVENLLENLGISTSEAINIFYHMIKLRKGLPFSIVVPNETTRNVFEDTDADRNVIHCLGTDEMFKKLGI